A genomic stretch from Schaalia odontolytica includes:
- a CDS encoding NAD kinase has protein sequence MTRVLMVRHRHRPNAVTSAVSLTQALNERGIEVVDDASVDRIDMVLSIGGDGTFLAAASSARALNVPLLGINAGHMGFLTELGDKGTGDLARKIADSDFSVERRMTLDVTVERPDGSKADDWALNEAVVMHTDVAHPVHFALVVDGQEVSTYGADGMILSTPTGSTAYSFSAGGPVVWPDTEAIVVAPLAAHGLFTRPLVVGPSACVEIVVLDDMWTAPEMWCDGLRRMTVPAGAVVRARVGSSPVQLVRVDDTPFSARLVRKFNLPVRGWRDAAR, from the coding sequence ATGACTCGTGTCTTGATGGTGCGCCATCGTCATCGCCCCAACGCGGTCACCAGTGCCGTGAGCCTCACACAGGCTCTCAACGAGCGCGGTATTGAGGTGGTAGACGACGCGTCTGTTGACCGTATCGATATGGTGCTGTCGATCGGCGGCGACGGAACCTTCCTGGCGGCGGCGTCGAGCGCGCGTGCCCTGAATGTCCCGCTGCTCGGTATCAACGCGGGCCACATGGGATTCCTGACGGAGCTGGGCGATAAAGGAACGGGTGATCTTGCGCGCAAGATCGCCGACAGCGACTTTTCGGTCGAACGACGCATGACGCTCGATGTCACGGTGGAACGTCCCGATGGTTCAAAGGCGGACGACTGGGCCCTGAACGAAGCAGTCGTCATGCACACCGACGTCGCGCACCCGGTCCATTTCGCCCTTGTGGTCGATGGGCAGGAAGTGTCGACGTACGGGGCAGACGGCATGATCCTGTCTACGCCGACCGGCTCCACAGCCTATTCATTTTCCGCTGGTGGTCCGGTTGTGTGGCCAGATACCGAGGCAATCGTCGTTGCCCCGTTGGCGGCGCACGGCCTCTTTACCCGTCCTCTCGTCGTCGGCCCGTCCGCATGCGTTGAGATCGTCGTTCTCGATGACATGTGGACTGCGCCCGAGATGTGGTGCGATGGCTTGCGACGCATGACGGTTCCGGCGGGTGCTGTGGTTCGCGCTCGCGTGGGTTCGTCCCCCGTGCAGCTCGTGCGGGTCGATGACACGCCGTTTTCCGCGCGTCTCGTCCGGAAGTTTAACCTCCCTGTGCGTGGTTGGAGGGACGCTGCGCGGTGA
- the recN gene encoding DNA repair protein RecN, whose translation MIESLDISHLGVIANAHVDFGSGLIVVTGETGAGKTMVLSSLQLLLGARADAALVRSGAERLSVDGTFSVTPDIAARVEEAGGLVEGDELIVGRSVRAAGRSRAHLGSRPVPASVLADIVGSMVTIHGQSDQIRLTGEAAQRRALDQFGGSTHAALLEEYRSAFRHAVEVKHRLDSLRGDASERAEEREDLRAAIAQIEELNPEIGEEEDLVREAARLTNVEDLRALVGASLGYLKGDDRGDYAGAVEAARHAYAQLDDAARFDEAVAEFVGRARNQVLELEALADDVSAYLSRLDADPERLAHIHARRAAIKDALRGRASDIEGLLVWLEEARARFEELSSPGSDPDSVERELVTAQQRVLECGCRVTQSRAGLATELAAGVNEELHALSMPDATLHIELEPTKPTSNGCETVVFRLQPHRHAPARALGQGASGGELSRVMLALELMLGRTEASSTFIFDEIDAGIGGQTATEVGARLKRLASSRQVIVVTHLAQVAAFGDQHLVIEKDDGTTTVREVHGDAREAELTRMMGGDPHSAAARRHASQVLASAVSQSQG comes from the coding sequence GTGATTGAGTCTCTCGATATCTCCCATCTCGGTGTCATCGCTAATGCGCACGTTGATTTCGGATCCGGCCTCATCGTTGTCACGGGTGAAACTGGCGCGGGTAAGACGATGGTGCTCTCGAGCTTGCAGCTGTTGCTGGGCGCTCGCGCTGACGCCGCGCTCGTTCGTAGTGGCGCGGAGCGCCTGTCGGTGGACGGCACTTTTTCCGTGACACCTGACATCGCAGCGCGCGTCGAGGAAGCTGGTGGCCTTGTCGAAGGCGATGAGTTGATCGTCGGCCGCTCCGTGCGGGCCGCCGGCCGTTCGCGCGCACACCTTGGCTCGCGTCCCGTTCCTGCTTCCGTCTTGGCTGACATCGTGGGCTCGATGGTGACGATTCACGGGCAGTCCGATCAGATCCGGCTGACCGGCGAGGCTGCGCAGCGTCGAGCGTTGGATCAATTCGGCGGCTCCACACATGCTGCATTGCTCGAGGAATACCGATCGGCATTCCGTCACGCCGTCGAGGTGAAGCATCGTCTCGATTCGCTGCGCGGCGACGCAAGCGAACGAGCGGAAGAACGTGAGGATCTTCGTGCAGCTATCGCGCAGATCGAGGAGCTGAACCCAGAAATTGGGGAAGAAGAGGACCTCGTGCGCGAGGCCGCGCGCCTGACGAACGTGGAGGACCTGCGAGCCCTCGTGGGTGCGTCGCTGGGCTATCTCAAGGGCGATGATCGAGGCGATTACGCGGGGGCTGTCGAGGCCGCTCGTCATGCCTATGCGCAACTCGACGATGCTGCCCGCTTTGACGAGGCCGTGGCTGAGTTCGTGGGCCGTGCCCGCAATCAGGTGCTCGAGTTGGAAGCACTCGCCGATGATGTCTCGGCGTACCTGTCTCGTCTCGATGCGGACCCGGAGAGGCTCGCGCACATCCACGCGCGGCGCGCTGCCATCAAGGACGCCCTGCGCGGACGGGCGTCAGATATCGAGGGGCTCCTCGTCTGGCTAGAAGAAGCCCGTGCTCGTTTCGAGGAGCTTTCCTCGCCCGGCTCTGACCCCGACAGCGTCGAGCGCGAGCTCGTCACGGCTCAGCAACGCGTTCTTGAATGCGGGTGCCGAGTCACACAGTCGCGCGCAGGCCTCGCAACCGAACTGGCTGCGGGTGTCAACGAAGAGCTTCATGCGCTGTCGATGCCCGACGCAACGTTGCATATCGAGTTAGAGCCGACGAAACCAACCTCGAATGGATGCGAAACCGTCGTCTTCCGCCTGCAGCCACATCGCCATGCCCCTGCCCGTGCGCTCGGCCAGGGTGCTTCCGGCGGCGAGCTTTCCCGCGTCATGCTAGCCCTCGAGCTGATGCTCGGACGGACCGAGGCCTCGTCGACGTTCATCTTCGATGAGATCGACGCCGGCATCGGCGGGCAGACCGCGACCGAGGTCGGTGCGCGCCTCAAGCGCCTCGCATCATCGCGTCAGGTTATCGTCGTGACTCACCTTGCCCAGGTTGCCGCGTTTGGGGACCAGCACCTCGTCATCGAAAAGGACGACGGGACGACCACCGTGCGCGAAGTGCACGGTGATGCACGCGAAGCTGAACTGACTCGAATGATGGGTGGGGATCCGCACTCGGCTGCGGCGCGCCGCCACGCTTCGCAAGTCTTGGCTTCCGCCGTGTCACAATCGCAGGGATGA
- a CDS encoding copper transporter: MINFRYHVVSIIGIFIALAVGVVLGAGPLQSRIQSGMSTSSSSVGADPQLSAQADAEAAGLKALASSTLSGSLAGAKIALVVAPGASDDDVSALRSTLTDAGASVIGRVTLSDNWQSTSMSQYRTTLSTTLASHLTSGAAKTASADGVVGYSIAQVLTSTGSETDLLRQILTDESTPIMTIDEDPSGTATTIVAVGPRAQASASSGSTPTAVTASTDAWVGLAQAVGSTSGVLVGDASTRDAMVSQVRASGTAVTTVDSVGTTLAAVDAALALATPSPNARAYGVGTGAQSVIPPTK; this comes from the coding sequence ATGATTAACTTCCGTTACCACGTCGTCTCGATCATCGGGATTTTCATCGCTCTCGCAGTCGGCGTCGTCCTCGGGGCTGGGCCGCTTCAGAGCCGCATTCAGTCTGGCATGAGTACGTCGTCAAGCTCTGTCGGAGCAGATCCTCAGCTCAGCGCCCAGGCCGATGCTGAGGCCGCGGGACTGAAAGCTCTCGCTTCGTCCACGCTGTCGGGTTCCCTCGCGGGGGCGAAGATCGCACTCGTTGTGGCACCCGGCGCATCGGACGACGATGTCAGTGCTCTCCGCTCGACCCTCACCGATGCCGGCGCGAGCGTTATTGGTCGCGTGACACTGAGCGACAACTGGCAGTCCACATCGATGAGCCAGTACCGTACGACGCTGTCGACCACGCTTGCCTCTCACCTCACCTCCGGTGCGGCGAAGACGGCCAGCGCCGACGGCGTCGTCGGATACTCGATTGCCCAGGTTCTCACCTCGACCGGCTCGGAAACCGACCTGCTGCGCCAGATCCTGACGGACGAATCGACGCCGATCATGACGATCGACGAGGACCCTTCTGGGACTGCAACGACCATCGTCGCCGTGGGTCCGCGTGCGCAGGCGAGCGCTTCCTCCGGCTCTACGCCCACAGCGGTGACCGCGAGCACCGACGCGTGGGTAGGCCTAGCTCAAGCCGTCGGTTCGACGTCGGGCGTTCTCGTGGGGGACGCATCAACGCGCGACGCGATGGTGAGCCAGGTGCGCGCCAGTGGAACCGCTGTGACGACAGTTGACTCGGTGGGTACGACGTTGGCTGCTGTCGATGCGGCTCTTGCCCTGGCCACACCGTCGCCGAATGCGCGCGCCTACGGTGTCGGAACAGGCGCTCAGTCGGTGATTCCGCCGACCAAGTAA
- a CDS encoding NUDIX domain-containing protein: protein MHFLSSTQALTIADQPSTHEVARSEVVWSGRIVDMVEDRVVVVKGQEPVVRQYTRHPGAVAVVAMRGESGGEEILMERQYRHPVQATLWEIPAGLLDIPGEDPLVAAERELAEEADMRASRWEVLVDFLTSPGGTNEPLRVFLARDLEATGTVFEREDEEATMEYAWVPLSQALDMVLDGRLHSPSAVIGILAAHAARGRDWQGLRPADAPWMR, encoded by the coding sequence ATGCATTTCCTGTCTAGCACCCAGGCCCTAACCATCGCGGATCAGCCGAGCACCCACGAAGTCGCGCGCAGCGAGGTCGTGTGGAGCGGGCGTATCGTCGACATGGTCGAAGACCGTGTTGTCGTCGTCAAGGGGCAGGAACCCGTCGTCCGTCAATACACCCGCCATCCCGGAGCAGTCGCCGTCGTCGCGATGCGTGGAGAATCGGGCGGCGAGGAAATCCTGATGGAGCGCCAATACCGGCATCCAGTGCAAGCGACCCTGTGGGAGATCCCCGCGGGCCTGCTCGATATTCCCGGCGAAGACCCTCTGGTCGCAGCCGAGCGTGAGCTGGCCGAGGAGGCTGATATGAGGGCCAGCCGTTGGGAGGTCCTGGTCGATTTCCTGACCTCTCCCGGCGGCACTAACGAGCCCCTGCGCGTCTTTCTCGCCCGTGACCTAGAAGCCACCGGTACCGTCTTCGAACGCGAAGATGAGGAGGCGACGATGGAGTACGCGTGGGTCCCCCTGTCCCAGGCCCTCGACATGGTGTTAGATGGGCGTCTTCACAGCCCCTCCGCAGTGATCGGTATTCTCGCGGCGCACGCTGCTCGGGGGCGCGATTGGCAGGGCTTGCGCCCCGCCGACGCTCCATGGATGCGGTAG
- the steA gene encoding putative cytokinetic ring protein SteA has translation MSEKLSKDSKARSGRVRVDDRPKHLATRLERGEIAVINVADLDRDSAAALVEAAPAAVLNAQPSLTGRVAALGPRLILDAGITLVDDLGQDIMSLREGQDVTVTGGKVLVDGGVIATGRFVSEDDLNVEVADSSALFAGFEGSIEDYLTQDGATVLRGEGVPSIDGLGKRPILLVTAASDAIADLKALARWRSEAAPFVIAVDAGADVALKARLGLDLVVGDADLMSEKAIRRARAFVVRVGGDGLAPGAQRLDRMGVVYEQVAMAGTSLDAALVVAAHSGTTAVVTAGVSYGEAELVDAGRALVAPAFFSRLAVGSRLIGAQAVAATFRPRPRGWVLVLLALVAIALMGVALWSTPWGNDLLHPLTSFFVSLMHSAGGTQ, from the coding sequence ATGAGCGAAAAACTTTCAAAGGATTCAAAGGCCCGATCGGGACGCGTGCGCGTCGACGACCGCCCCAAGCACCTCGCAACGCGCCTCGAGCGCGGCGAGATCGCCGTCATTAACGTCGCGGATTTGGACCGTGACAGTGCAGCTGCGCTGGTCGAGGCGGCACCCGCCGCGGTCCTGAACGCCCAGCCATCGTTGACCGGCCGCGTGGCTGCTCTGGGTCCCCGTCTTATTCTCGATGCGGGTATTACCCTCGTCGACGACCTCGGCCAGGACATCATGTCGCTGCGCGAGGGACAGGACGTGACGGTTACGGGCGGTAAAGTCCTTGTCGATGGTGGCGTCATCGCCACGGGCAGGTTCGTATCCGAGGACGATCTGAACGTCGAGGTGGCCGACTCGAGCGCGCTTTTTGCCGGATTCGAGGGCTCCATCGAGGACTACCTGACGCAGGACGGGGCAACCGTCCTGCGTGGCGAAGGCGTGCCTTCGATTGATGGGCTTGGTAAACGGCCGATTCTTCTCGTGACGGCAGCGAGCGACGCCATCGCTGATCTCAAGGCGCTCGCCCGGTGGCGGTCCGAGGCGGCTCCTTTCGTCATCGCCGTCGATGCTGGCGCAGACGTCGCGCTGAAGGCCCGACTGGGCCTCGACCTCGTTGTGGGCGACGCGGATCTGATGAGCGAGAAGGCCATCCGGCGCGCCCGCGCTTTCGTCGTTCGGGTTGGCGGGGACGGCCTCGCTCCGGGTGCACAGCGCCTTGATCGCATGGGTGTTGTCTATGAGCAGGTGGCGATGGCCGGGACGTCTCTCGACGCGGCTCTCGTCGTCGCGGCACATTCGGGCACCACTGCCGTCGTGACGGCGGGCGTTTCCTATGGTGAAGCCGAGCTTGTCGACGCTGGACGCGCGCTCGTCGCACCGGCCTTTTTCTCCCGTCTTGCGGTCGGCTCGCGTCTCATCGGTGCGCAGGCGGTGGCGGCAACCTTCCGTCCACGCCCGCGTGGCTGGGTCCTCGTGCTTCTCGCCCTGGTTGCGATCGCGCTGATGGGAGTCGCTTTGTGGTCGACTCCGTGGGGTAACGATCTGCTGCACCCCCTTACTTCTTTCTTTGTCTCGCTGATGCACTCCGCTGGAGGAACCCAATGA